In Mytilus edulis chromosome 6, xbMytEdul2.2, whole genome shotgun sequence, the following proteins share a genomic window:
- the LOC139527014 gene encoding uncharacterized protein isoform X2, whose amino-acid sequence MMAALLEEEENYVRLALLLKGVSPRAVRTYFDREFPPTHLPSTLNTNYNTLQDLKLKRVLNQAQWNLLFPRNGVPVSTTFDVTLMICLIRNLTSVTQPINGFDSLPLPVETTPGPDLARIKWYRNILAHHDSNKMATGDFNIAWSNISDAVSRLGGQPMNQECQELKVKILDQSNQEIMLEIKQSQEKIKELGQTVDILGTEHSEVTENLRKLQVSHITLQTEHTEVTELLKDPIPWNIRGQIKEELETWTEDDKMFIETNGAKSVLKCIKENGCVVVTGSSGTGKSSLVRHVALQMQEGGYDILPVTSPEEIIKWYNPSKKVLFVVDDFCGTYTINPTKLDSWKNLMEKIKTLIEKKPVKLIMSCRLQVFKDEKIKSLSFCQSCECNLLSEDIRLSKKEKQSIAELYLKTQAFKIKEYYDMFDCFPLLCQLYSKNKSLIMEEFFKNPFTVYKEEIDKLQTEGAHVKYCALALCVMFNNRFKEEWLTEDVDKDIKTIIKNTYEACKVVKGTSRLVLRDELDSLTHTFIRKDGELYRTIHDKLFDFLAFYFGSVMIYCLINNASSHFIRERFVFENKDKRDKFLIDVSERYQQMYINRLVDDWFRGKIVDVFCNINMDDQIFRQRILVHVKGLEISKQKQLASLYNTRNNRTPLIQCCFIGDIELVTWCLYHCNSNVNHCCTGGISPLFFACQEGHTEVVQMLINNKADINKCRDNDGVSVSPLYIACENGHTEVVQMLINNKADINKCRDNDGVSPLFFACQNGHTEVVQMLINNKADINKCRYNDGVSPLFMACQEGHTEVVQMLINNKADINKCRYTGVSPLFIACQEGHTEIVQMLINNKADINKCRDNDGASPLYIACENGHTEVVQMLINNKADINRCKDNDGASPLFMACQEGHTEIVQMLINNKADINKYLEILEHHLCTLLVRMDILK is encoded by the exons ATGATGGCAGCCCTCTTGGAAGAAGAAGAGAATTATGTACGATTAGCTTTGTTATTGAAAGGAGTGTCACCAAGAGCAGTCCGTACCTACTTTGACAGAGAATTCCCACCTACTCATCTACCGTCAACACTGAATACAAACTACAACACTCTTCAGGATTTAAAATTAAAGAGAGTTTTGAACCAGGCTCAATGGAATCTGTTGTTTCCAAGAAATG GTGTACCTGTTTCCACAACATTTGATGTAACATTGATGATTTGCTTGATCAGAAACTTGACATCTGTTACTCAGCCAATCAATGGCTTTGACAGTTTACCACTACCAGTGGAGACAACTCCAGGACCTGATCTAGCAAGGATTAAATGGTACAGGAATATATTAGCCCATCATGATAGTAACAAAATGGCCACTGGTGATTTCAATATAGCATGGAGTAATATATCTGAT gcAGTAAGTAGACTGGGTGGTCAGCCAATGAATCAAGAGTGCCAAGAGTTAAAGGTGAAAATCTTAGATCAGTCAAATCAGGAAATTATGCTGGAAATCAAACAATCACAGGAAAAGATAAAAGAATTAGGACAAACAGTGGATATTTTGGGGACGGAGCACTCAGAAGTGACGGAAAATCTTAGGAAGTTACAAGTTTCCCACATTACTTTACAGACTGAACACACGGAAGTCACAGAACTATTGAAAGACCCAATACCGTGGAACATAAGAG GTCAAATTAAAGAGGAATTGGAAACTTGGACAGAGGATGACAAAATGTTTATAGAAACAAATGGAGCAAAGAGTGTACTAAAATGTATTAAAGAAAATGGTTGTGTTGTTGTCACCGGAAGTTCGGGAACAGGAAAATCATCATTAGTGCGTCATGTTGCTCTACAAATGCAAGAAGGCGGCTATGATATTTTACCGGTAACAAGCCCTGAAGAAATTATCAAGTGGTACAATCCAAGTAAGAAAGTCCTTTTTGTTGTGGATGACTTTTGTGGAACATATACCATAAATCCTACGAAGTTGGATAGCTGGAAAAATCTAatggaaaaaatcaaaacattaataGAAAAGAAACCTGTCAAATTAATTATGTCTTGTAGACTTCAGGTTTTTAaggatgaaaaaataaaatctttatcatTTTGTCAATCCTGTGAATGCAATCTTTTGTCTGAAGATATACGTTTatcgaaaaaagaaaaacaatctattGCTGAGCTTTACTTGAAAACACAAGCCTTTAAGATCAAGGAATATTATGACATGTTTGACTGTTTTCCTCTTTTATGTCAATTGTACAGCAAAAACAAAAGTCTGATAATGGAAGAATTCTTTAAGAATCCATTTACAGTTTACAAAGAAGAGATAGATAAATTACAAACAGAGGGAGCACATGTCAAATACTGTGCACTTGCTCTTTGTGTCATGTTTAACAATCGTTTTAAAGAAGAATGGCTCACAGAAGATGTCGATAAAgatattaaaacaattataaagaaCACATATGAAGCTTGTAAAGTAGTCAAAGGAACATCTCGATTGGTTCTTCGTGATGAGCTGGATTCACTAACTCATACATTTATCAGAAAGGATGGTGAATTATACAGAACTATTCATGACAAGCTGTTTGACTTTCTTGCTTTTTACTTTGGCAGTGTTATGATTTATTGTTTAATTAATAATGCTTCAAGTCATTTTATTCGTGAAaggtttgtttttgaaaataaagacaaaagaGATAAATTTTTAATAGATGTATCAGAAAGATATCAGcaaatgtatataaatagatTGGTAGACGACTGGTTTAGAGGAAAGATAGTAGATGTCTTCTGTAATATCAATATGGACGATCAAATCTTCAGACAAagaatacttgtacatgtaaaaggtttagaaatatctAAACAGAAACAATTGGCTAGTCTATATAACACACGAAACAATAGAACACCATTAATACAGTGTTGTTTTATAGGAGATATTGAGCTGGTTACATGGTGTTTATATCATTGTAACAGTAATGTAAACCATTGTTGTACAGGTGGAATATCACCTCTGTTCTTTgcttgtcaggaaggacatactgaagtagtacagatgttaataaacaataaggctgacattaataagtgtagagataATGATGGAGTATCAGtatcacctctgtacattgcttgtgagaatggacatactgaagtagtacagatgttaataaacaataaggctgacattaataagtgtagagataATGATGGAGTATCACCTCTGTTCTTTGCTTGTCAgaatggacatactgaagtagtacagatgttaataaacaataaggctgacattaataagtgtagatATAATGATGGAGTATCACCTCTATTCATGgcttgtcaggaaggacatactgaagtagtacagatgttaataaacaataaggctgacattaataagtgtagatATACTGGAGTATCACCTCTGTTCATTgcttgtcaggaaggacatactgaaatagtacagatgttaataaacaataaggctgacattaataagtgtagagataATGATGGAGcatcacctctgtacattgcttgtgagaatggacatactgaagtagtacagatgttaataaacaataaggctgacattaatagGTGTAAAGATAATGATGGAGCATCACCTCTGTTCATGgcttgtcaggaaggacatactgaaatagtacagatgttaataaacaataaggctgacattaataagt ATCTAGAGATACTGGAGcatcacctctgtacattgcttgtgagaatggacatactgaagtag
- the LOC139527014 gene encoding uncharacterized protein isoform X1 — MMAALLEEEENYVRLALLLKGVSPRAVRTYFDREFPPTHLPSTLNTNYNTLQDLKLKRVLNQAQWNLLFPRNGVPVSTTFDVTLMICLIRNLTSVTQPINGFDSLPLPVETTPGPDLARIKWYRNILAHHDSNKMATGDFNIAWSNISDAVSRLGGQPMNQECQELKVKILDQSNQEIMLEIKQSQEKIKELGQTVDILGTEHSEVTENLRKLQVSHITLQTEHTEVTELLKDPIPWNIRGQIKEELETWTEDDKMFIETNGAKSVLKCIKENGCVVVTGSSGTGKSSLVRHVALQMQEGGYDILPVTSPEEIIKWYNPSKKVLFVVDDFCGTYTINPTKLDSWKNLMEKIKTLIEKKPVKLIMSCRLQVFKDEKIKSLSFCQSCECNLLSEDIRLSKKEKQSIAELYLKTQAFKIKEYYDMFDCFPLLCQLYSKNKSLIMEEFFKNPFTVYKEEIDKLQTEGAHVKYCALALCVMFNNRFKEEWLTEDVDKDIKTIIKNTYEACKVVKGTSRLVLRDELDSLTHTFIRKDGELYRTIHDKLFDFLAFYFGSVMIYCLINNASSHFIRERFVFENKDKRDKFLIDVSERYQQMYINRLVDDWFRGKIVDVFCNINMDDQIFRQRILVHVKGLEISKQKQLASLYNTRNNRTPLIQCCFIGDIELVTWCLYHCNSNVNHCCTGGISPLFFACQEGHTEVVQMLINNKADINKCRDNDGVSVSPLYIACENGHTEVVQMLINNKADINKCRDNDGVSPLFFACQNGHTEVVQMLINNKADINKCRYNDGVSPLFMACQEGHTEVVQMLINNKADINKCRYTGVSPLFIACQEGHTEIVQMLINNKADINKCRDNDGASPLYIACENGHTEVVQMLINNKADINRCKDNDGASPLFMACQEGHTEIVQMLINNKADINKCMDDGISLLFIGCQEGHNYNCRSRDTGASPLYIACENGHTEVVQMLINNKADINKCKDNDGASPLYIACQEGHTEIVQMLINNKADINKCRDNDGASPLFIGCQEGHTEVVQMLINNKADINKCRYTGASPLYIACQNGHTEVVQMLINNKTDINMCIRTGESPIFIACYKGHVKVVELLLKHEADCNIKWRGLTPLDIARRENHTNIVHLLQKIEII; from the exons ATGATGGCAGCCCTCTTGGAAGAAGAAGAGAATTATGTACGATTAGCTTTGTTATTGAAAGGAGTGTCACCAAGAGCAGTCCGTACCTACTTTGACAGAGAATTCCCACCTACTCATCTACCGTCAACACTGAATACAAACTACAACACTCTTCAGGATTTAAAATTAAAGAGAGTTTTGAACCAGGCTCAATGGAATCTGTTGTTTCCAAGAAATG GTGTACCTGTTTCCACAACATTTGATGTAACATTGATGATTTGCTTGATCAGAAACTTGACATCTGTTACTCAGCCAATCAATGGCTTTGACAGTTTACCACTACCAGTGGAGACAACTCCAGGACCTGATCTAGCAAGGATTAAATGGTACAGGAATATATTAGCCCATCATGATAGTAACAAAATGGCCACTGGTGATTTCAATATAGCATGGAGTAATATATCTGAT gcAGTAAGTAGACTGGGTGGTCAGCCAATGAATCAAGAGTGCCAAGAGTTAAAGGTGAAAATCTTAGATCAGTCAAATCAGGAAATTATGCTGGAAATCAAACAATCACAGGAAAAGATAAAAGAATTAGGACAAACAGTGGATATTTTGGGGACGGAGCACTCAGAAGTGACGGAAAATCTTAGGAAGTTACAAGTTTCCCACATTACTTTACAGACTGAACACACGGAAGTCACAGAACTATTGAAAGACCCAATACCGTGGAACATAAGAG GTCAAATTAAAGAGGAATTGGAAACTTGGACAGAGGATGACAAAATGTTTATAGAAACAAATGGAGCAAAGAGTGTACTAAAATGTATTAAAGAAAATGGTTGTGTTGTTGTCACCGGAAGTTCGGGAACAGGAAAATCATCATTAGTGCGTCATGTTGCTCTACAAATGCAAGAAGGCGGCTATGATATTTTACCGGTAACAAGCCCTGAAGAAATTATCAAGTGGTACAATCCAAGTAAGAAAGTCCTTTTTGTTGTGGATGACTTTTGTGGAACATATACCATAAATCCTACGAAGTTGGATAGCTGGAAAAATCTAatggaaaaaatcaaaacattaataGAAAAGAAACCTGTCAAATTAATTATGTCTTGTAGACTTCAGGTTTTTAaggatgaaaaaataaaatctttatcatTTTGTCAATCCTGTGAATGCAATCTTTTGTCTGAAGATATACGTTTatcgaaaaaagaaaaacaatctattGCTGAGCTTTACTTGAAAACACAAGCCTTTAAGATCAAGGAATATTATGACATGTTTGACTGTTTTCCTCTTTTATGTCAATTGTACAGCAAAAACAAAAGTCTGATAATGGAAGAATTCTTTAAGAATCCATTTACAGTTTACAAAGAAGAGATAGATAAATTACAAACAGAGGGAGCACATGTCAAATACTGTGCACTTGCTCTTTGTGTCATGTTTAACAATCGTTTTAAAGAAGAATGGCTCACAGAAGATGTCGATAAAgatattaaaacaattataaagaaCACATATGAAGCTTGTAAAGTAGTCAAAGGAACATCTCGATTGGTTCTTCGTGATGAGCTGGATTCACTAACTCATACATTTATCAGAAAGGATGGTGAATTATACAGAACTATTCATGACAAGCTGTTTGACTTTCTTGCTTTTTACTTTGGCAGTGTTATGATTTATTGTTTAATTAATAATGCTTCAAGTCATTTTATTCGTGAAaggtttgtttttgaaaataaagacaaaagaGATAAATTTTTAATAGATGTATCAGAAAGATATCAGcaaatgtatataaatagatTGGTAGACGACTGGTTTAGAGGAAAGATAGTAGATGTCTTCTGTAATATCAATATGGACGATCAAATCTTCAGACAAagaatacttgtacatgtaaaaggtttagaaatatctAAACAGAAACAATTGGCTAGTCTATATAACACACGAAACAATAGAACACCATTAATACAGTGTTGTTTTATAGGAGATATTGAGCTGGTTACATGGTGTTTATATCATTGTAACAGTAATGTAAACCATTGTTGTACAGGTGGAATATCACCTCTGTTCTTTgcttgtcaggaaggacatactgaagtagtacagatgttaataaacaataaggctgacattaataagtgtagagataATGATGGAGTATCAGtatcacctctgtacattgcttgtgagaatggacatactgaagtagtacagatgttaataaacaataaggctgacattaataagtgtagagataATGATGGAGTATCACCTCTGTTCTTTGCTTGTCAgaatggacatactgaagtagtacagatgttaataaacaataaggctgacattaataagtgtagatATAATGATGGAGTATCACCTCTATTCATGgcttgtcaggaaggacatactgaagtagtacagatgttaataaacaataaggctgacattaataagtgtagatATACTGGAGTATCACCTCTGTTCATTgcttgtcaggaaggacatactgaaatagtacagatgttaataaacaataaggctgacattaataagtgtagagataATGATGGAGcatcacctctgtacattgcttgtgagaatggacatactgaagtagtacagatgttaataaacaataaggctgacattaatagGTGTAAAGATAATGATGGAGCATCACCTCTGTTCATGgcttgtcaggaaggacatactgaaatagtacagatgttaataaacaataaggctgacattaataagtgtatggATGATGGAATATCACTTCTGTTCATTGGTTGTCAGGAAGGACATAATTATAATTGTAGATCTAGAGATACTGGAGcatcacctctgtacattgcttgtgagaatggacatactgaagtagtacagatgttaataaacaataaggctgacattaataagtgtaaagATAATGATGGAGcatcacctctgtacattgcttgtcaggaaggacatactgaaatagtacagatgttaataaacaataaggctgacattaataagtgtagagataATGATGGAGCATCACCTCTGTTCATTGGttgtcaggaaggacatactgaagtagtacagatgttaataaacaataaggctgacattaataagtgtagatATACTGGAGcatcacctctgtacattgcttgtcagaatggacatactgaagtagtacagatgttaataaacaataagacTGATATTAATATGTGTATTAGAACAGGAGAATCCCCCATATTTATAGCTTGTTATAAAGGTCATGTAAAGGTTGTTGAATTGTTGTTAAAACATGAAGCAGATTGTAACATTAAATGGAGAGGACTAACACCACTAGATATTGCAAGAAGAGAAAATCATACCAATATTGTACATTtgttacaaaaaatagaaataatataa